A window from Populus trichocarpa isolate Nisqually-1 chromosome 3, P.trichocarpa_v4.1, whole genome shotgun sequence encodes these proteins:
- the LOC18096591 gene encoding uncharacterized protein LOC18096591 translates to MIKAAKKLKKFWPRKKKRKKTLQYHEPYYHHPPSSCHCCCSYPTAPTQPSAPPLPPWLEPELTYEAVSAPGLLSLPELAHPSHIQVPSQEIVMETTPIYPTLPSYQQYLVPNPVYGVPVEQKPRREKSTGFFGCVVTFCANLIRCFCPCFRIQEKSEFVGA, encoded by the coding sequence ATGATAAAAGCAGCGAAGAAGCTCAAGAAGTTCTGgccaagaaagaagaagaggaagaagaccCTTCAATATCATGAACCCTATTACCACCATCCACCCTCATCATGTCATTGTTGCTGCTCTTACCCTACCGCACCAACTCAACCCTCAGCTCCACCATTGCCACCATGGCTCGAGCCTGAACTGACCTACGAGGCCGTTTCTGCACCTGGGCTGCTGTCCTTACCTGAGCTGGCCCATCCAAGTCACATCCAAGTTCCATCACAAGAAATTGTTATGGAAACAACTCCCATATATCCAACATTGCCGTCATATCAGCAATATCTGGTTCCAAATCCTGTTTATGGAGTGCCTGTTGAGCAGAAGCCAAGAAGAGAGAAGTCAACTGGGTTTTTCGGATGTGTTGTCACCTTCTGTGCCAATCTAATCCGTTGCTTCTGTCCATGTTTTCGCATTCAGGAAAAAAGTGAGTTCGTAGGGGCTTGA